In Euphorbia lathyris chromosome 10, ddEupLath1.1, whole genome shotgun sequence, the DNA window TGCGGCACTCTGTTTAGGCAAAATGGgccccaatttttttttttaaataaattcattcgGCCCGCCCTTTGGCAAGcccaaattatttaaaaaaaccgaaaaaatgagaaattgattatattaaaaaaatgcgttatttgcttatatatgtaatttttttttgttttacaagCTGATATTGCTGAGGCCCGTTCTGGACAGAGACATACAAGGTCACGTGTTGTGACTGCCTCTGCCCGGAGGCAACGGACGGTGCAGATATTGATGGGGCATGCCCAAAGGGCACTAACTGAGGAGATGGCGGATGCTGTGGAGATGGACGGAGATGACTTTATGCCTCCTCAGAGTTCGTCCTCTGTGCGAGTACCTGCTAAGACCATATCGAGGGGTCGTGACGGACGTTTTGCTTCTACAGCAGGGTCGTCTTCGGgtgagaaatttaaatttagttattattatgtgatttattcatgattattagaaaatatacgAATATTCTGAAATGagtttactgtaatttcaggtagcagcaagcgctCGAGGAGTGATGGAGAGGATGACTGGATCGTGAAGACCCGGTTCATGGGAGTCCATCTGATGGTCTTGTGATCCCGAGCTTCCTGGGATATATTACCCATGCTATCTGGAGCGGGCAAGATATGGGCCTCCTCAAGTGTCAGACACGCTCAGTATATTATGGGAAGCTGTGTGTATGGTACGGTGGTGCTTCTAAGCAGATCCAGACGCGTATAGAGTCATCTGGATTGTCCCATTTACCCAATATCATATATGGCCACATCGATGCGCCCTTGATTGCAGCTTTTGTGGAGCGGTGGaagccagacacgtcatcattccacatgccgtttggtgagatgagcattatgttgcatgatgtgtggcagattttgCGTATCCCCATCAATGGGGCtatggtgactgctgatgcgagTATTGACGAGCTTCAGTCTTGTGTGATGGAATTGTTTGGTATGACTCGGGAGGAGTTGCAGAAGGGTCACTACTTTAATGACGGTATATGAGCGGCTTCCGTCCTGGAGTATTGTCAAGGAGATCGGATTCCTGATGCACAGGCTACAGCTTGGACGTTTCTTATGCTCGGTTGCACATTGTTCATGGATAATAGTGGGGACCACATTCGACCTTCCTGTCTGTTGGAGGTACAGGACTCGGTAGCTGGAGCCATTGGACTCTCGTGGGGctcagctgcactagcatatctatatcGTCATCTAGGTATTTCTAGCAGAGGAGACTGTGGGCAGATCACGGGTTGTCTGACACTGCTTCAGACATGGATTTATGAGTACTTCCCATGCTTCATGCCTCAGCGGGAGGGAGTCACATTGGATCCGGCGCTTCCGAGGGCTTGCATTTGGCCATCTATACCATTGGAGAAGAGTGAGGATCGTCTGAGATCATATCGCGTCCGGCTTGATAGATTGACTGCTGATGaggtacaatttcaatttaattaaataaaccaAATTCATTTACTTGTATTACTTGTattttaatgttgttgtatacgtctgtaggtgatgtggatgcTGTATGGTCCTGATGCCATTACGCATACCCCTAGGATGACATACGCCGGATGGATACGTTATAgggatgtgatcgagccgtacatACCGGGGAGATGCCTTCGCCAGCTAGGTTACGTGCAGACCATACCCCGACCAATCTTGAGGCCATTGAAGTCCGTACGTCCTTGGTCCAACTTGAAGTATCGGGTAGAAGTGCCCGCAGACATGGCGGAGGATATTTGGACCTCATTTCCCGAGGCGGCCGTGCTTGTACTGTCTCGGTTCACTCCAGCATGGACTCCTTTGGCTGTGAGGAGCAGTACATGCTGTGGTACTACTTTCATTCACACCCTCAGCTATTGCCGGATATGCCTGCACCCGGACCGATTATTCATACTCGCTCGAATAGCGAAGTGGTAAGTAATTTAagttttaatcaatttatttacaattatcaaattatattaaatgaaatgatatttattcattttgggTTATTTCTTTTGCCAGTGGGTTAGCCGTTTCGCTAACTGGGGAGAAGGTGCATTGGAGGCGATGAACCTTCTTGATGAGGATGTTGCGACTGAGTGGAGACAGTCGTACGACCAGATTTTGGATGcatggcattcggccaagtgatTTGTGGTTGtgtttttagtactttttattataagtatatgtacGTTGGCATTCGAATAATATCTGTATTATGTACTTGGTATTTTAGTACTTTAATTTTATAAGTACGTTGTTTATTACCATTTGTTATCCTGAATCAAACAGAAttcaatcagaatcaacctgtaacatatataGAGCTAACTGGATCAATCTAGAACATTACAGACACAACCTGTAACTCGACTGAACAAAACTGTGTCAAAACTGTAACTGTTTGTTATCTAGAATCAAACAGAATTCAATCAAAATCAACATGTAACATATATAGAGCTAACTCGATCAATCTAGAACATTACAGAATCAATACAGACACAACCTGTAACTCGACTGAACAAAACTGTGTCAAAACTGTaactgtttgttatccagaatcaaaCAGAATTCaattagaatcaacctgtaacatatataGAGCTAACTAGATCAATCTATAACATTACAGAATCAATACAGACACAACCTGTAACTCGACTGAACAAAACTATGTCAAAACTGTAAttgtttgttatccagaatcaaatagaattcaatcagaatcaacatgCAACATATATATAGCTAACTGGATCAATCTAGAACATTACAGAATCAATACAGACACAACCTGTAACTCGACTGAATAAAACTGTGTCAAAACTGTaactgtttgttatccagaattcaatcagaatcaacctgtaacatatgtAGAGCTAACTGGATCAATCTAAAACATTACAGAATCAATACAGACACAACCTGTAACTCGACTAAACAAAACTGTGTCAAAACTGTAACtatttgttatccagaatcaaacagaattcaatcagaatcaacctgtaacatataaagagctaactggatcaatccagaacattacataaTCAATACAGACACAACCTGTAACTCGACTGAATAAAATTGTGTCAAAACTGTaactgtttgttatccagaatcaaacagaattcaatcagaatcaacctgtaacatatataGAGCTAACGGGATCAATCCAGAAcattacaaaatcaatacaaACACAACCTTTAACTCGACTGAACAAAATTGTGTCAAAACTGTAACTGCTTGTTACCTAGAATCAAACATAAttcaatcagaatcaacctgtaacatatataaagctaactGGAACAATCCACAACATTACAGAATCAATACAGACACAACCTAGACACAACTTGTAACATATAGAAAGCTAATTGCATCTAAGTTTAACCAATCTTGTCCATTGTGTTGTCCTAACTGCATAAATGCGATCCCACCCTTCAACGCTACGATCATGGTGTTGTTTCCACCATTCCAGTATATGGGGGACTGgaaaattaggagataaatttaaacgAATATAAAGGCGACAGTGATTACCCAAATGAGCTATGCAGATCTCTCGTTCTGGTCTTGTAGTAGTGGATGGGGCATACAATGGTAACACAGTACCACAAAAACTAGATGTAATTCCACCTATGAAACCGAAAAACATTACAGCAGCATTGTACAATGTAGCAATCAGAAACAAGTCATCATAAACGAGCATCCAATGCTCCTGCGAACAAGCTCCACCGTCCCAACTTATCCTATTAATTGATGCATCAACACCGTCAATTAACACATTTTCATACCGAAAACGGTTAGCAATTACCTCATTCCTAAGGTTATGCCTAACTGATTGCCACTTCTCTTCGGTGCCAAAAATGTAGGTAGAAACAACACGGAagccacaatttccatcaccgATTACGTCGCAATATGTTTCAACGTAGGGCTTAATGATCCCAATTATTTTGTCAGAATGTACGAAATCATTAACTTCATACGTATTTCCATCTGTATTGAGTGAAATAAGATATTGTAAACCTCACAGAACTTATGTTAAGTGTAAATGAATTAGATATTGCAAAACTGTATTACCTGAGGATGCAAAATTAtggacagatgatgaagagTTTTTCCTACCACTTCTACCACGGCTCATAGATGAACTACTAGAACGAGCACGTCCACGCCGAGTTTCGTTGTACTCCCAGGCACTAGGCGTACATTTTGTGGATTTACTCGCCTTCGGTCGTCCTCGAACGTTAATTTTTACATCAGGTTCGGTGTAATGTgcttgatcagggtgtagttgatcatgtataagtattgaaatgttgttatattgttatttgatttttttataccttttcatcCTTTCATGAATCTTGTATAGGCTTTAGTCTTTACTTATGTGaagttttattatttatattttacttGATGTACTTCTCCTTTCatctaatgaaaatataaacaattttctttaaaaaaaatatatatatatataatttgctCTCCATATGAAATGAAAGCATGTTATATAAgaagtatatattttcttttggaGTTTGATATTAAGAAGTACTAATTAATAAATGAATATGTTATACCGCAGATTGAACTCATAGATCTAAAGAGACTTATTTCGATTTTTGTATAATGAGTGGGGTCTGGCCTCTCCCCCACTTGCATTCCCTCCACCATAAACAAATCTTGTAAAAGGCCATTGGATATCCTTGGAAccaaaacagaaataaaaaagacTAATGCTTAGGTTGtctgatttctgtttcttattcTCTATTGGTTGGCCTTAATTGATGGAATTAATAACTATAACTTGAACTAAACTAATTAGGTTGGCTTAATACCTCTAAGGTCACTTCACCAATTCACTCAAAATTTTGAATTCCCAAAGATTATAAAAGCTTTAGGATATTAATCTGGTTAAGGGAAGGTTTCCAAATCCGACAACTTCCATATTTATTAAAAGGATTATTATTGGGATATTAGTGTAGAGTCTTTTAGTTCAAATAGTTACTTGACATAGATACTTTATTGAAGTTGTTTTACCAAGATCACTTTTTAAACTTTTGAAATTacctaaaattacattaaagacaAGAAAAAACCCTCAATCCATCTCATCCATGTGATTCGAATCTATGATCTCTAGAATCATAGGTAAACTCTCGACCAATAGGTTAAGAGTTTCACCAATGACCTTGCTAAAAATAGATATTAATCATGttactttaaacaagttaaaggTGTACCTAAATATTTAGAAATTTGAAGGTTTGAATAGAAATAATTAGGCAAGTAGAAAGGGTCTCTCATAGAATAAGAAGCATGAGCATCATGATGTACGTCAGAGTAATTGGTCAAGTTGCATAAGTCTCTCTCtttatatctttctttctttcttgatttGTTTTCTCTGGTTAGTTATGTTATGTGCTTCACCATGCCTGGAACCCAAATCGAAGTAAGCCTCCTCTCCTCTCCTCTTTAATGTCTTGTAATTGATCAATTCATAATATATCTATAATTACAGGTTATGTGGCCAAGATTGGTAGCAAACAAAATCCTGAGGAAAAGATTGGGAAGCAATAATTTTGTGGCAGATTTTCCAAGCAACAATTCAGAAGATAATATTCCTAACTTAGCTCAATCATCTTTGAGTGATCATCAAAACATCGATACTTATAACTACAAGTAACCACTGAACAACTAGtcttaatttcttaattaatctacttACTTGCATTCTCATATATATTAATCTTATGAATATAAAGGGTTTTTGTTAGCACGTGGAATGTTGGTGGGATTGTACCAACTGAGGATTTGGATATTTCGGATTGGCTTAACACTCCACACATCTGTGACATATATGTTCTCGGGTATGTATAGTATAGTATACTAATTATGTAAAAATTTGACATTTTATGTAATAATTGATATGATTTAATAGGTTTCAAGAGATTGTGCCTCTTAGGGCATCAAATGTTCTGGGTTCGGAAAATACTAAGACATCCATGATATGGAATTCCATAATCAGAAAAGCATTGAACAAGAAGAAGATTTCTCAAGAAGAACCTCAAGGTTTTAAGTGCATCATTAGCAAACAAATGGTTGGGATATTAATCTCAGTTTGGGTTCCAACTCATATTCGTCCTTACATTAAGTATCCCAGTGTCTCTTGCGTTGGCTGTGGCATCATGGGTTGCCTAGGAAATAAGGTACTCTTTTCTCTATCCTTTATGTTTATACCATACTATTATAATTTCACTCCTTTTCTGAGGGTGCCTTTAACCGTCTTATGGAATCTCACCTCGGTTCCATTCCTCTTCTCTTCACATAAATGGTGTGATATGTAAGCTATCTCCTAGTTAACTCTAGAATTTTTAtaaccaaaaataatttcaacaCAATTGCACTAGCTTAAATTGAAAATTTCATAATGACGAGCCTTTATTTTTTCAAAGACTAATTATTTGTTTTATTGGTGGGATCTATTACACACACCGGAGTTCAAATTAGAACTTTTCTTACCCTGGACATGCATACATGATTCATATAATTGAAGAAGCAACAATGATAATAGATTCTTGTCTGTTTAGCACTTAAAATTATGGTTTTTAGCTTGTTTGATAATATcagttaaataaaaaaaaaatgatttattcTAGTAAATTATTTGCAGGGCGCTGTGTCGGTTAGATTCCGGTTACATCAAACAAGGTTTTGCTTTGTGTGCAGTCATCTAGCATCAGGTGGTAGAGAAGGAGATGAAAAACACAGAAATTCTGATGTAGCTGAAATATTGTCAAGAACAAGTTTCCCCAGAGGACCTTCACTTGATTTGCCAGAAACCATTTTAGATCACGAGTAtgtgaatatacatatacatattatatatattcaaaGTTGCAACCGTCCAAAATCAACTTGTTATTATATATAGTCTTTAACACTTGGTCTCACTACTCAACCATGAGTAAAAAACATTTCTTGGTATACACCCAATAGTAATGCTTCTTTTAACTTTGAAGTTGACCCGCCAAATCcatacaaaatcaaaattatttaATGACCTTCTATGGTTGTTGAAGAATTGAAAATGAGGTGGTTAATTGAAATTAGTTGTTAGCTATGATAGGGATGATTTCAATGTTATAGTAAACTTATCTATTGTTTTGGTGtgcaaaatataaaattttctaATGCCAagttgccctttttaattaatcaataatttCAATTCTCTATCTTTAATCCTCTAAAAGGCAACTTggattaatatataaaatattattaatttagcATATCTTAGTGATGTGAActaatttttctgtttttatccTCAGACGGGTAATATTATTTGGAGATTTAAACTATAGAATTTCACTACCGGAAGCAACTACTAGAGTAATGGTGGAAAAAGAAGAATGGGATACCTTACTGAAAAATGATCaggtaatatatatatatggatcatatgttttaatttgattcattggtttataaaaatttatttgtttgGTTTGTTGGAAAAGTTGATACTAGAGCTCATGAATGGCCAAGCATTTGAAGGTTGGCATGAAGGATTAATCCAATTTGCTCCGACTTACAAATATTGTCCTAATTCAAATGTATATTTCGGATGCGTCCAAGGCAAAAAAGCTGAAAAAAAGCGTGCTCCCGCATGGTAtggtatttatatattattttatgatataaatACAACCAGTGATAAGATGAATTTGATTTGTACAGGTGTGATCGGATTATTTGGTACGGCGAGGGATTGAAGCAACATTTATATAGTAGAGGTGAAGCAAAATTTTCTGATCATAGACCAGTTAAGGCAATATTTTCAGCTGAAGTTGAGGTTGTGCAGACATTGAAAGGCTTTCAAGAGTTCTTCTTATCTGACAGATTTGATGATCAAATAAGAAGCAAGTTAAAGATAGCATCTTCAGATAAATTACAATGCCATGATGGAAGATTAAGCTTTCACTTGTGATAATCTATgtgtaatattttattaaaacaaattatatagtTGCTGATGAGTGTACAGGAGTGCTGGTTTCTATATTATGCATGTCTTTTTGTGGAAGATGTTTGTTCTTAATTATCTTTCATTTTCAGTGGATTATAAATAGCATAAGatattcctaccaaaaaaaaaaaaaaatagcataagatattaatgataaattttaaattaaactcTGTATCTTGTCTAATCACTATGTTCCAAAACTTTAATTAGGGTCCTTAATCAAAAAGAAACATATAATAGGCCAATGAGATGCTCCTAATTAGGGGTTTTGTATGTTAACCCCCACGCATGAATGTGGATGGgagattaattatattcaactTCCAATCATTAGGGGAAGTTTCATAATTAATTTGATACATAAAGATCCAATTAAGCAAAGAGaataatcaattaaaaaatgcctaaataaataattagacAATGAGTTAGTGGGCCTAAGATGGATAAACTATTCTTGTGGCCAATGGTTTATCATAGTCGGCAGCAACTGTAAATGTTTATAATTTTAGgggaaattataaaaatatatatgcaTGTCCTTTGTGCGTGGTTGAGAGAAAGAAAATAACTTAAatactaataaaataaaaaattcaagctAAATATGGAGGAGTTGAAAACTCCAATTTTATAAGTTAAAACTTGAAGGAATAGCAAAATCACTTATTCATGAGTATAAACCCtaactttcaaaaaaaaatctaatctTTGATTTGATAAAGATTATAATAGGTTGCTACGCTCTTTCAAAAAGATGAATTTGTACACATCTAACTCTAAAGAGTAAATTGtctaaaacataattaaaagtAACAAGACAAATAATAAATGAGGGTTAAAATAGTCTAAAACACAAAGTAATAAAGGAAGGGAACAAAGCATTAATTTAACCAAAAATGTAGAAAGGTGTCTAGCGAAAACCATGTATCCACGCCTTAGCTGAAGTTGATGGCTGGGACTTTTTCCTCCAATGCTCCCCTATTGCTTCACTTTGAGCCCCATAGACTTGAGTTATTTTGATCAACTTGATGTCCtcatcatacactctctcttgAAAAGAACTTGATCTCAAGTTGTTTGTTAAGTATGGAAGAAACTCGTCGGTCTTGACAAATGAAAGTGTTGTTGTTCGCAACGAAGTTAGGATGACCACCCTACAAGCTTCCAAGTTCACTTTCTTCGCAATCTTGAATAGGTCATTTTGTTGAGTTCAAAGCTTGATACTCAGTGTGCTTGAAAATTTCTTGATGCTTGAGTATACAAGAACTTCATCCCCAAACTTGCATTTTAAGCTTCCCTGATGCTCATCCCTTTTGGCATTCTTCTTCCACTCTTCGCCAACGTCAAATGGAATGTGATATTTGGGTATCTAAACTTGTGATAGAGAGTCCAAACATCTTACTAGATCTTCCTTGTTTAACCTGTAAAACAGAACCAATTGTCAAAGAAGGGTCGGAGTCCAGCGAACCCGCTCTGATGTCTAAGTCAGTAGATGCTTAGGAAGGGTTAAAGAGTAGGGACTAGTTGTAAGTTATTGAGTTAATGTACCATAGGATGTGGTTATACATGTCTATTTATAAGGCCGGTCGAATCTCTTATCTTCTAGAAATCCTTTCAGTGTTAAGATTACCTCTCTTAATAGGAGTCTACTTATAGGAGAAGTCCTCCATGGTATGGAATCTTCGACCTAGCTGCATGGGGTTTTCCTTTAGGAATGAGACGTTCtatgtgaaggaaaataggcaatcaTAGGGCAGCGAAAATACAaaattttttacctatttccttaaaccaagatccgttaatcgttatttcatacaaagaatgatagaaggaaataccttatatgacgttctatctaccgttgctaacgaagtgccctcaactctagttccgagttcacgagcacaaagaaAACACAAGATCAAATAAGTCAGAATCTCAACCAAAAGAAAACAATCAATAAAGATTGTccctaataaatcaacacaagatcaaagagaaaaggaagaGATAGAATTAATCGGATGGAAGCAAGCGGAGCGATTTCGTCCTCTACggtaggggggtcgaaattctctctctctcctagATTGGGGTTCGCCGAAATTCTCCTATAAGGGGGATATAAATAGCCtattgtatctaaaccctagttagatagaattaggttacttatttagagttttattctaaataatactctatatatattatcaacaattatatctaaatataaagataatattaagtTGTTTGAtagaataataattagaagtaatttaatcacattaaacattctaacttaattatcctataattaatttaaccacaattataatctaatcataattgtctaaaataaattaattcctacaTGTATTTCACCCCCCTCATTTATTGGGTCTTAATGAACtatattgggcttccatctattaattactatccattcctcttttggttctaagtcttatgtgtgacccattaggtttttattgctactagccgtatacaaccattaaattaatttttcaaaatacatttaatttttgtataacggaatgagtgcgaggACTGTGAATaacagaaccgtaaacattcccccatAGCTATAAagagacaggttgattccgtcattgacctttccgtattagttacagtatagttcgatcctttatcaactacatccttaaactgaatcttatgactatggattatgtcaagtcatatatagagagacattcgttttacttgtacaggccgagttactCCGAATatataggttaagtgaaatctctatttcaattcttaagctatcaccttgcaaggatttagagtcaagtcttccacaagcgatccttggacatatctctcatttatcaggagtgacaaatgctcaatccaatgttaactattctgcaattacttcctgtgatacccaatgcCTGCCTGCACACACctcagagtcatctctgttatggatcgtgtttgaacagagtcaaagtatcacattccataatccagaatcactaattaacattcctttgagtttgatgattacttatacctattaatatcaatgtgatgaataggtgacacaggataaatccatccatccttttatctcaagtcgggtccccaatcctaatgaactccttcattggatccatgtacaTGTCTAGATATCCACATacctgaagcttgtgagatcagctctctgtcttgacagaaaacattgttacatgcaagtctttacagtattatgtcaattcatattcaaaacatattacttgacttggggtggttttaagtttactagtttattataatgttttgtctcacttcatgcttgtatgaacactttataatcactttaaataaactcagggatttccttttattagacttatttagttcttaaaagtaattgcttttatatagttgaaaaccatatcttattaaaacaaatgatataaaagaacaattcatttacagctggtttatatcctagaacaattgattataagacactaaaccccaacatactcccacttggactaaagccaattatatctacaacttatcccagtagaactcaGATGAcaatcatgtactttctgggttaagggctttgtcaacggatctgctacgttgtcctcggtaggtactctttctattctcatatCTCCTCTTGCAACAATCTCCCTTATAaagtggtatcgcttaaggtaatgcttggatgcattatgagaccgtggttcctttgcttgtgcaatgactccattgttatcacagtacaaagtaatgggattcacaatgttaggcaccacacctagttcagtgatgaacttcttaatccaaaatgcttcctttgctgcctcCGTAGCTACAATGTACTCAAACTCGATCGTAGAGAAAGCCACACTTCCCttcttggaactcttccaactgaccgcacccccattcaggataaacaggtatcctgattgggatctaaaatcgttctcatccgtgagatgactggcatatgaaaatccttctattttcagttcCCCTTCCCCATACACTAAGAACATGTTTTTAGTCCttcttaagaatgttcttgacagcattCCAGTGTTCATCACCTGGATTtccttgataacgactcgttatgcTCAACGCGAACGCTAGATCAGgcctagtgcatagcatagcatacataatcgaaccaatCATACTGGCGTACGaaattacagccatgcgtttcttatcatcttccaTTTAGGACACTGATGATTATTTAACGTCATCCCATGTCGCATGGGTAAGatacctcttttcgattcaagcatgttaAACCGCTTTAACACCTTTTCAACGTATGTATTttatgaaagaccaagcagtctactgGATCTATttctatag includes these proteins:
- the LOC136209699 gene encoding type IV inositol polyphosphate 5-phosphatase 9; this encodes MWPRLVANKILRKRLGSNNFVADFPSNNSEDNIPNLAQSSLSDHQNIDTYNYKVFVSTWNVGGIVPTEDLDISDWLNTPHICDIYVLGFQEIVPLRASNVLGSENTKTSMIWNSIIRKALNKKKISQEEPQGFKCIISKQMVGILISVWVPTHIRPYIKYPSVSCVGCGIMGCLGNKGAVSVRFRLHQTRFCFVCSHLASGGREGDEKHRNSDVAEILSRTSFPRGPSLDLPETILDHERVILFGDLNYRISLPEATTRVMVEKEEWDTLLKNDQLILELMNGQAFEGWHEGLIQFAPTYKYCPNSNVYFGCVQGKKAEKKRAPAWCDRIIWYGEGLKQHLYSRGEAKFSDHRPVKAIFSAEVEVVQTLKGFQEFFLSDRFDDQIRSKLKIASSDKLQCHDGRLSFHL